In a single window of the Ancylobacter polymorphus genome:
- a CDS encoding Arm DNA-binding domain-containing protein, with product MANMALPDAACRTAKGRAGDDKLSDGGGLYLFAKPNGARVGQQADRFAGKQKKLAYQPYPLISLADARRLRDGPKGCWAPGVDPGAHKAAIAPSGDTARSRPTRRRHAR from the coding sequence ATGGCGAACATGGCCCTGCCAGATGCGGCGTGCCGGACGGCCAAGGGCCGGGCAGGCGACGACAAACTTTCCGACGGTGGTGGCCTCTATCTCTTCGCGAAGCCCAACGGCGCCCGCGTAGGGCAGCAGGCCGACAGATTCGCGGGCAAACAGAAGAAACTCGCCTATCAGCCCTATCCGCTCATTTCGCTGGCCGATGCGCGGCGGCTTCGGGACGGGCCAAAAGGTTGCTGGGCTCCGGGGGTAGACCCGGGGGCCCACAAGGCCGCCATTGCGCCGTCGGGCGATACTGCCCGAAGTCGGCCAACGCGACGACGCCATGCTCGGTGA
- a CDS encoding ABC transporter ATP-binding protein, with protein MLPPKMANAFRNIISAETRDTVSRLFLQDGRRHWKGYAISFVFMGIMAGTTSGLAYLMGDVINRIFVEQNSNAIWILSGAVVALSVIKGFSAYGQAVALAKVGNRIVADNQKRVLDRLLMQDVTYFSGSHTAEIMMRFNTGAQAARNVLNLIITSLGRDLLSVIGLTLVMIIQDPFMAMIGFVVMPIAVGGVRSLIRKVQKIFSREFHSAIQIMTESIDAFQGIRTIKSFTLEDVQRERIFERIDKMEKASNRMMRAQSQSGPLMEALGGVAIGLVVMYAGWGVLHGGRTPGEFFSVITALLLCYEPAKRLARLNIDLTTHLMGARMLFAILDRPATEADAPGTPELAIKGGGVVFDEVVFSYREGEPVLRGLSFVAEPGQTTALVGPSGGGKSTVMNLLERFYEVESGVITIDGQNIDSVTRHSLRKAIGFVSQDVFLFTGTVRENIAAGRPGATEEEIIAAARSAHAHDFIMGFEGGYDSRVGERGTQLSGGQRQRIAIARAFLKDAPILLLDEATAALDSESEAEVQKALNELQRNRTTLVIAHRLQTVINADKICVIEKGRVVESGRHDELVGKRGRYFTFHQLQFAGQQERLSA; from the coding sequence ATGCTGCCTCCCAAGATGGCCAATGCGTTCCGCAACATTATCAGCGCGGAGACACGTGACACGGTCAGCCGGCTGTTCCTTCAGGACGGGCGGCGCCACTGGAAGGGGTATGCCATCTCCTTCGTCTTCATGGGGATCATGGCCGGCACGACCTCGGGCCTTGCCTATCTCATGGGCGACGTGATCAACCGCATCTTCGTCGAGCAGAATTCCAACGCGATCTGGATTCTCTCCGGAGCCGTCGTGGCGCTGTCCGTCATCAAGGGATTTTCCGCCTACGGGCAGGCAGTGGCGCTGGCCAAGGTCGGCAATCGCATCGTCGCCGACAACCAGAAGCGCGTGCTCGACCGCCTGCTGATGCAGGACGTGACCTATTTCTCGGGCAGCCACACCGCCGAAATCATGATGAGGTTCAACACGGGCGCGCAGGCCGCGCGCAACGTGCTGAACCTCATCATCACCAGCCTGGGGCGCGACCTGCTCTCGGTCATCGGCCTCACACTGGTGATGATCATCCAGGATCCGTTCATGGCGATGATCGGCTTCGTGGTGATGCCGATCGCGGTCGGTGGCGTGCGGTCGCTGATCCGCAAGGTGCAGAAGATCTTCAGTCGCGAATTCCACAGCGCGATCCAGATCATGACGGAGTCGATCGACGCCTTCCAGGGCATCCGCACGATCAAGTCCTTCACGCTGGAAGACGTGCAGCGCGAGCGCATTTTCGAGCGCATCGACAAGATGGAAAAGGCTTCGAACCGCATGATGCGGGCGCAGTCGCAGTCCGGGCCGCTGATGGAAGCGCTGGGCGGCGTCGCCATCGGCCTCGTCGTCATGTATGCCGGCTGGGGCGTTCTGCATGGCGGACGCACGCCGGGCGAGTTCTTCTCCGTCATCACCGCGCTGCTGCTCTGCTACGAGCCGGCCAAACGCCTTGCCCGCCTCAACATCGACCTCACCACCCATCTCATGGGCGCCCGGATGCTGTTCGCCATCCTTGACCGGCCGGCGACCGAAGCCGACGCGCCGGGCACGCCCGAACTCGCGATCAAGGGCGGCGGCGTCGTGTTCGACGAGGTGGTGTTCAGCTATCGCGAGGGCGAGCCGGTGCTGCGCGGGCTCAGCTTCGTTGCCGAACCCGGCCAGACCACCGCGCTGGTCGGCCCCTCGGGCGGCGGCAAGAGCACGGTGATGAACCTGCTGGAGCGCTTCTACGAGGTCGAATCCGGCGTCATCACCATTGACGGCCAGAACATCGACAGCGTGACGCGCCACTCGCTGCGCAAGGCCATCGGCTTTGTCAGCCAGGACGTGTTCCTGTTCACGGGCACGGTGCGCGAGAACATCGCCGCCGGCCGTCCCGGCGCCACCGAGGAAGAGATCATCGCGGCCGCCCGCTCGGCGCACGCGCATGATTTCATCATGGGCTTCGAGGGCGGCTATGACAGCCGCGTCGGCGAGCGCGGCACGCAGCTCTCGGGTGGCCAGCGCCAGCGCATCGCCATTGCCCGCGCCTTCCTCAAGGACGCGCCGATTCTGCTGCTCGACGAAGCCACGGCCGCGCTCGACAGCGAATCCGAGGCCGAAGTGCAGAAGGCGCTCAACGAATTGCAGCGCAACCGCACCACGCTCGTCATCGCCCATCGCCTGCAGACGGTGATCAACGCCGACAAGATTTGCGTGATCGAGAAGGGCCGCGTCGTCGAAAGCGGCCGCCATGACGAGCTCGTGGGCAAGCGTGGACGCTACTTCACCTTCCACCAGCTGCAGTTCGCCGGGCAGCAGGAACGCCTCAGCGCCTGA
- a CDS encoding protein-L-isoaspartate O-methyltransferase family protein, translating into MIDFAELRRAMVDAQVRANDVTDLRIVAAMLETPRERFVPATLRNFAYIDDDVLVKEGAPARYLMEPMVLAKLLQAAEIGPDALVLDVGAASGYSTAVLAKLAGQVVALEEDAELAAQGSSLLVELGLLNAAYVQGPMAAGWPGEAPYDVILVNGGVDETPESLLAQLKPGGRLVAVVGRGRAGRATVYTNTSGGIGSRVVFDAAVPTLPGFEARPGFVF; encoded by the coding sequence ATGATCGATTTCGCCGAACTGCGCCGCGCCATGGTGGACGCCCAGGTGCGTGCCAACGACGTCACCGACCTGCGCATCGTCGCCGCCATGCTGGAGACGCCGCGCGAGCGCTTTGTTCCGGCCACTCTGCGCAACTTCGCCTATATCGATGACGACGTGCTGGTGAAGGAAGGGGCGCCGGCGCGCTACCTGATGGAACCCATGGTGCTGGCCAAGCTGCTGCAGGCGGCTGAGATCGGCCCGGACGCGCTGGTGCTCGATGTCGGGGCGGCGAGCGGCTATTCCACCGCCGTGCTGGCCAAGCTCGCGGGTCAGGTGGTGGCGCTGGAAGAGGACGCCGAGCTCGCCGCGCAAGGTTCGTCGCTGCTGGTCGAACTCGGCCTGCTCAATGCCGCCTATGTGCAGGGGCCGATGGCCGCCGGCTGGCCCGGCGAGGCGCCCTATGATGTGATTCTGGTCAATGGCGGCGTCGACGAGACGCCCGAATCGCTGCTCGCTCAGCTGAAGCCCGGCGGACGGCTTGTCGCCGTCGTCGGGCGCGGGCGCGCCGGGCGGGCGACGGTTTACACGAATACCTCCGGCGGCATCGGCTCGCGCGTGGTGTTCGACGCCGCCGTGCCGACCCTGCCGGGCTTCGAGGCGCGCCCGGGCTTTGTGTTCTAA
- a CDS encoding TolC family outer membrane protein, giving the protein MWLSATGGKVVALAAVAFVVGISVPAQAQTLEQSLVAAYRNNPTLNSQRAATRATDEYVPIALSGYRPQIFGTAYAGAQWAETRVDPGSVTAGTGSLSVAKTYPTGVGITISQTIYNGLKTANSVRSAESQVRGQRELLRNTEQLVLLDAATAYMNVLQNAALVELQKQNLEALKEELRAARDRFSVGEITRTDVAQAEASVANAQSELALAESNLNTANAVFYQVIGLRPTKLSPGRPIDRLLPKSEKAAVESGITSHPAVKSAEYAVDAGVSNVKVAEAALSPTLTLNGAASSDYNSTLNIERQTSASATLNLTVPIYQGGGEYASIRQAKETLGQLRIEVDVNREQVRANAVQYWGSLEAAKAAIESAQASVAANEIALRGVREEWRVGQRTTLDVLNAQTALFNARASLVIAQRDRVVASYAVLSASGRLSATTLGLKVPIYNPQVHYDQVRDAWIGVRTPGGQ; this is encoded by the coding sequence ATGTGGCTGTCGGCTACCGGGGGTAAGGTCGTCGCGTTGGCGGCGGTCGCGTTTGTCGTTGGCATTTCGGTGCCGGCACAGGCTCAGACCCTCGAACAATCGCTTGTGGCGGCCTATCGCAACAATCCCACATTGAACTCGCAGCGCGCTGCCACCCGCGCGACGGACGAGTATGTGCCGATCGCCCTGTCCGGCTATCGCCCCCAGATCTTCGGCACCGCCTATGCCGGCGCGCAATGGGCCGAGACCCGGGTCGATCCCGGCAGCGTGACGGCGGGGACGGGTTCGCTCTCCGTTGCCAAGACGTATCCGACCGGCGTCGGCATCACCATCAGCCAGACCATCTATAACGGCCTGAAGACGGCCAATTCCGTACGCAGCGCCGAATCTCAGGTGCGTGGTCAGCGCGAATTGCTGCGCAACACCGAGCAGCTCGTGCTGCTCGATGCCGCCACCGCCTATATGAACGTGCTGCAGAACGCGGCGCTCGTGGAACTGCAGAAGCAGAACCTCGAAGCGCTGAAGGAAGAGCTGCGCGCCGCCCGCGACCGCTTCTCGGTCGGCGAGATCACCCGCACCGACGTCGCCCAGGCGGAAGCCAGCGTCGCGAACGCGCAGAGCGAACTCGCGCTCGCCGAATCGAACCTCAACACGGCCAATGCCGTGTTCTACCAGGTGATTGGCCTGCGCCCGACCAAGCTGAGCCCGGGCCGGCCGATCGATCGCCTGCTGCCCAAGAGCGAGAAGGCCGCCGTCGAATCCGGCATCACCAGCCATCCGGCGGTGAAGTCGGCCGAGTACGCCGTCGATGCCGGCGTGTCGAATGTGAAGGTGGCCGAGGCGGCCCTGTCGCCGACGCTCACCCTCAATGGCGCGGCCTCGTCCGACTACAACAGCACGCTGAATATCGAGCGCCAGACCTCGGCGTCGGCGACGCTGAACCTCACCGTGCCGATCTATCAGGGCGGTGGCGAGTACGCGTCGATCCGGCAGGCCAAGGAGACGCTCGGCCAGCTGCGGATCGAAGTGGACGTGAACCGCGAGCAGGTCCGCGCCAACGCGGTGCAGTACTGGGGTTCGCTGGAAGCGGCCAAGGCGGCCATCGAATCGGCGCAGGCTTCGGTTGCGGCCAACGAGATCGCGCTGCGCGGCGTGCGTGAGGAATGGCGTGTCGGTCAGCGCACCACGCTCGACGTGCTGAACGCGCAGACGGCGCTGTTCAATGCCCGCGCCAGCCTCGTCATCGCCCAGCGCGACCGCGTTGTCGCTTCCTACGCGGTGCTTTCGGCGTCGGGGCGTCTCAGCGCCACCACGCTCGGCCTCAAGGTTCCGATCTACAACCCGCAGGTCCACTACGATCAGGTACGCGACGCCTGGATCGGCGTGCGCACGCCCGGCGGGCAGTAA
- a CDS encoding DUF2497 domain-containing protein — protein sequence MPNARGSEPSMEEILASIRRIISDEVAGEPATARNEASRSGREASAARAASPTREAAPRPAAPVPPRPQAAPADPEALSYAPPPFRERVESPVDYAPRGRAPAADPFASRPVTVAAPALAAAPFSPPSVVSRAPAGAVYSGGSAARALDVPAPAPVASENRPPEPRRTEPRLFPDSRPMPDLRPLPEVRPRSEPRLVEPRTPVPAAESRAAVAPAAPRPAPPPAVAASTAAGMGALPPLRPSYSRPSMVKPPAPLDSDLDKPLAAALLDLALVEQAVQAELANGALTEPATPPERAAAPAARAPEAKPPLSEPVGVEPVRAPYVSAPSVAAVAEAPAPVTVPQAPVAPSAVAPASPVAVTAEPEATTAAPATPVAEPAAPVAASHPVAEPSELPMPAPLTPAAPAPMEPVRDARPRSAAPVNEPPAPRAAEPRPLEARPQEARPQEPRTYEPRSYEPRAYEGRAFEGRSYEPRPSESRVVDSSGAEARRSDAPPAESRPVEARPVTGSRPAPSTETAEAVRERLVSGPASSAVSAAFSSLQRTMSSLPPRSIDDLVTDALRPMLKEWLDENLPALVERLVRAEIERVARHGQ from the coding sequence ATGCCGAATGCGAGAGGCAGTGAGCCGTCGATGGAGGAGATCCTGGCCTCCATCCGCCGCATCATTTCCGACGAGGTGGCCGGCGAGCCGGCGACCGCGCGCAATGAGGCGTCGCGTTCCGGGCGCGAGGCGTCCGCCGCCCGTGCGGCTTCGCCGACCCGTGAGGCCGCGCCCCGCCCCGCCGCTCCGGTCCCGCCGCGTCCGCAGGCGGCTCCGGCCGATCCGGAAGCCCTGTCCTATGCGCCGCCCCCCTTTCGCGAGCGGGTCGAGAGCCCGGTCGACTATGCCCCGCGCGGGCGGGCGCCGGCAGCCGATCCCTTTGCCTCGCGTCCGGTGACCGTTGCCGCTCCCGCGCTGGCGGCCGCGCCGTTCTCGCCGCCCTCCGTTGTGAGCCGCGCGCCGGCAGGGGCGGTCTATTCCGGCGGCTCTGCCGCCCGCGCGTTGGACGTGCCGGCCCCCGCACCGGTGGCGAGCGAGAATCGCCCGCCCGAACCGCGCCGCACCGAGCCACGGTTGTTTCCCGATTCGCGGCCCATGCCCGATCTGCGGCCCTTGCCGGAGGTGCGCCCGCGCAGCGAGCCGCGTCTGGTCGAGCCACGTACCCCGGTGCCGGCGGCGGAATCGCGCGCGGCCGTCGCACCCGCGGCGCCCCGGCCAGCACCGCCCCCCGCCGTGGCGGCGTCCACGGCCGCCGGCATGGGCGCGCTGCCGCCCCTGCGTCCCTCCTATTCCCGCCCGTCAATGGTCAAGCCGCCGGCGCCGCTGGACAGCGATCTCGACAAGCCGCTGGCGGCGGCGCTGCTCGACCTGGCGCTGGTGGAGCAGGCGGTTCAGGCCGAATTGGCGAATGGGGCGCTGACCGAGCCGGCTACCCCGCCGGAGCGGGCGGCCGCGCCGGCTGCGCGCGCCCCGGAGGCGAAGCCCCCCCTTTCCGAGCCCGTCGGGGTGGAGCCGGTGCGGGCACCTTATGTGTCGGCACCGTCCGTCGCCGCTGTGGCTGAAGCGCCCGCGCCGGTGACGGTGCCCCAGGCTCCGGTGGCGCCGTCCGCGGTCGCCCCGGCGAGCCCTGTGGCCGTCACCGCCGAGCCTGAAGCGACGACAGCGGCGCCCGCCACCCCGGTGGCTGAGCCCGCGGCGCCGGTCGCCGCGTCGCATCCGGTGGCCGAGCCGAGCGAATTGCCGATGCCGGCGCCCCTTACGCCTGCCGCGCCGGCCCCCATGGAGCCGGTCCGCGACGCGCGGCCCCGCAGCGCTGCGCCGGTGAACGAGCCACCCGCACCGCGCGCTGCCGAGCCGCGCCCGTTGGAGGCTCGTCCCCAGGAAGCACGTCCGCAGGAGCCCCGCACTTACGAGCCCCGCTCCTACGAACCGCGCGCTTATGAGGGGCGCGCCTTTGAGGGCCGGTCTTATGAGCCGCGCCCTTCCGAGTCGCGCGTTGTCGACAGCAGCGGGGCCGAGGCCCGGCGCAGCGACGCACCGCCGGCGGAAAGCCGGCCGGTGGAAGCCCGCCCGGTCACCGGTAGCCGGCCGGCGCCGTCGACGGAAACCGCCGAGGCCGTGCGCGAGCGGCTGGTATCGGGGCCCGCGAGCAGCGCGGTGTCCGCCGCTTTCAGCTCCCTGCAGCGCACCATGAGCAGCCTGCCGCCGCGTTCGATCGACGATCTCGTCACCGACGCGCTGCGGCCGATGCTCAAGGAATGGCTGGACGAGAACCTGCCGGCGCTGGTCGAGCGGCTGGTGCGGGCGGAAATCGAGCGCGTCGCCCGCCACGGGCAATAG
- a CDS encoding valine--tRNA ligase translates to MLDNRFDPAAVEDRIYQGWVEAGAFKAGRPERAGAEPYCIVIPPPNVTGSLHMGHALNNTLQDILCRFERMRGKDVLWQVGTDHAGIATQMVVERQLAERQLPGRRDMGRAAFVERIWAWKEESGGTIINQLKKLGASCDWSRERFTMDEGLSRAVLKVFVRLYKEGLIYKDKRLVNWDPKFQSAISDLEVLQVEVKGHLWHLRYPLADGVTYQHPIAFDENNQPYEFETRDYIVVATTRPETMLGDTAVAVHPEDPRYQGLVAAGAKVRLPLVGRLIPIVADEYSDPTKGTGAVKITPAHDFNDFEVGRRHVLPMINVLDSEARITLAGNEDFLAGTRPGAELDAALALDGLSREAARKAIVALLEEHGVLDRIEPHTHMVPHGDRSNVVIEPWLTDQWYVDAHTLAQPALAAVREGRTNFVPKNWEKTYFEWLENIQPWCVSRQLWWGHQIPAWYGPDGSVFVEETEEAAVAAALAHCVQNGIITDAEAQELAADPEKRAALITRDEDVLDTWFSSALWPFSTLGWPDESAEVARFYPTTVLITGFDIIFFWVARMMMMGLHFMPDVPFRDVYIHALVRDEKGAKMSKSKGNVIDPLDLVGKYGADALRFTLAAMAAQGRDIKLATSRVEGYRNFATKLWNAARFAEMNGCGRDPAFVPRNAESRLNRWILSELQKAGTEITQALEAYKFNEAAGAAYRFVWNIFCDWYLELAKPVFNGNGGWKDETRATTAYVLDEILKLLHPFMPFLTEELWARTAETGAPRASLLTLAEWPVLTGLEAPEAEAEIGWLVDLITEIRSVRAEMNVPAGAQIPLVLVGVPEEVRARVVVWLDTLTRLARLSGITFEAEAPAGSVQIVVRGETAALPLVGIIDMDAEGARLAKELAKARDDIAKVDAKLGNADFIKRAPEEVIEEQRERREAASERAAKIGEALTRLGRAG, encoded by the coding sequence ATGCTCGACAACAGGTTCGATCCCGCCGCCGTCGAAGACCGCATCTACCAGGGCTGGGTGGAGGCGGGCGCCTTCAAGGCCGGGCGTCCGGAGCGGGCAGGGGCCGAGCCCTATTGCATCGTCATTCCCCCGCCGAACGTCACCGGCTCGCTCCATATGGGGCACGCGCTCAACAACACGCTGCAGGACATTCTCTGCCGCTTCGAGCGCATGCGCGGCAAGGACGTGCTGTGGCAGGTCGGCACCGACCATGCCGGCATCGCTACCCAGATGGTGGTGGAACGCCAGCTCGCCGAGCGCCAGCTGCCCGGCCGCCGCGACATGGGCCGCGCCGCCTTCGTCGAACGCATCTGGGCGTGGAAGGAAGAATCCGGCGGCACCATCATCAACCAGTTGAAGAAGCTGGGCGCCTCCTGCGACTGGTCGCGCGAACGTTTCACCATGGATGAGGGCCTCTCGCGCGCCGTCCTCAAGGTGTTCGTGCGGCTCTACAAGGAAGGGCTGATCTACAAGGACAAGCGGCTGGTGAACTGGGACCCGAAGTTCCAGTCCGCCATTTCCGATCTCGAAGTGCTGCAGGTGGAGGTGAAGGGCCATCTCTGGCACCTGCGCTATCCGCTCGCCGATGGCGTGACCTATCAGCACCCCATCGCCTTCGACGAGAACAACCAGCCTTACGAGTTCGAGACGCGCGACTACATCGTCGTCGCCACCACGCGTCCCGAGACCATGCTGGGCGACACGGCGGTCGCGGTGCATCCGGAAGACCCGCGCTATCAGGGCCTCGTCGCCGCGGGCGCCAAGGTGCGCCTGCCGCTGGTCGGCCGCCTGATCCCCATCGTGGCGGACGAGTATTCCGACCCGACCAAGGGCACCGGCGCGGTGAAGATCACACCGGCGCACGACTTCAACGATTTCGAGGTCGGCCGCCGGCACGTCCTGCCGATGATCAACGTGCTCGATTCCGAGGCGCGCATCACGCTGGCCGGCAATGAGGATTTCCTCGCCGGGACCCGGCCGGGCGCGGAACTCGACGCCGCGCTGGCGCTCGACGGGCTGTCGCGCGAGGCGGCACGCAAGGCCATCGTCGCGCTGCTGGAGGAGCACGGTGTGCTCGACCGCATCGAGCCGCACACCCACATGGTGCCGCATGGCGACCGCTCCAATGTCGTCATCGAGCCGTGGCTGACCGACCAGTGGTATGTCGACGCCCACACCCTCGCCCAGCCGGCACTCGCCGCCGTGCGCGAGGGGCGCACGAACTTCGTGCCGAAGAACTGGGAGAAGACCTATTTCGAGTGGCTGGAGAACATCCAGCCCTGGTGCGTCTCGCGCCAGCTGTGGTGGGGCCACCAGATCCCGGCCTGGTACGGGCCGGACGGCTCGGTCTTCGTCGAGGAGACGGAAGAAGCCGCCGTTGCCGCCGCGCTCGCCCATTGCGTGCAGAACGGCATCATCACCGATGCCGAGGCGCAGGAACTCGCCGCCGATCCAGAAAAGCGCGCGGCACTGATCACCCGCGACGAGGACGTGCTCGACACCTGGTTCTCCTCCGCTTTGTGGCCGTTCTCCACGCTCGGCTGGCCGGACGAGAGCGCGGAAGTCGCGCGCTTCTACCCGACCACGGTGCTCATCACCGGCTTCGACATCATCTTCTTCTGGGTCGCCCGGATGATGATGATGGGCCTGCACTTCATGCCCGACGTGCCCTTCCGGGATGTGTACATCCACGCCCTCGTCCGTGACGAGAAGGGCGCGAAGATGTCGAAGTCCAAGGGCAACGTCATCGACCCGCTCGACCTCGTGGGCAAGTATGGCGCCGACGCGCTGCGCTTCACGCTGGCGGCGATGGCGGCGCAGGGGCGCGACATCAAGCTCGCCACCTCGCGTGTCGAGGGCTACCGCAATTTCGCGACCAAGCTTTGGAACGCCGCCCGCTTCGCCGAGATGAATGGCTGCGGGCGCGATCCCGCCTTCGTGCCGCGCAACGCCGAATCCCGGCTCAACCGCTGGATTCTCTCGGAGCTGCAGAAGGCCGGGACCGAAATCACCCAGGCGCTGGAAGCCTACAAGTTCAACGAAGCGGCCGGCGCGGCCTATCGCTTCGTCTGGAACATCTTCTGCGACTGGTATCTCGAACTTGCCAAGCCCGTGTTCAACGGCAATGGCGGCTGGAAGGACGAGACGCGCGCCACCACCGCCTACGTGCTCGACGAAATCCTCAAGTTGCTGCACCCGTTCATGCCCTTCCTCACCGAGGAGCTGTGGGCGCGCACGGCGGAGACCGGCGCTCCGCGCGCCAGCCTGCTCACCCTCGCTGAATGGCCGGTTCTGACGGGGCTGGAAGCGCCCGAGGCGGAGGCGGAAATCGGCTGGCTGGTCGATCTCATCACCGAAATCCGCTCGGTCCGCGCCGAGATGAACGTGCCGGCCGGCGCGCAGATTCCGCTGGTGCTGGTTGGCGTACCGGAAGAGGTGCGCGCGCGCGTGGTGGTGTGGCTCGACACGCTGACGCGCCTCGCCCGCCTGTCCGGCATCACCTTCGAGGCGGAAGCCCCGGCGGGCTCGGTGCAGATCGTGGTGCGCGGCGAGACGGCGGCGCTGCCGCTTGTCGGCATCATCGACATGGACGCGGAAGGTGCGCGCCTCGCTAAGGAGCTGGCCAAGGCGCGGGACGACATCGCCAAGGTCGATGCCAAGCTCGGCAATGCCGATTTCATCAAACGTGCACCCGAGGAAGTTATCGAGGAGCAGCGTGAGCGCCGCGAGGCGGCGTCGGAGCGCGCCGCCAAGATCGGTGAGGCTTTGACCCGGCTCGGCCGCGCCGGCTGA
- a CDS encoding MgtC/SapB family protein yields MPFIESFEPGDFASTIISLVVAFAMGTAIGAERQYRQRTAGLRTNVLVALGAAQFVDMAMHLSGPEGAVRVVAYVVSGIGFLGAGVIMKEGTNIRGLNTAATLWCSAAVGACAGADLIAQSVLLTGFVLAGNTLLRPLVGALERLPRNEESTEATYGVSLIVPAARAADLRSKVSAVLEAAKFPVEEVEMQDRPDGSSELRATLVNTSVRVAELDAAVARLRHLPGVTSADWTRSAAD; encoded by the coding sequence ATGCCGTTCATCGAATCGTTCGAGCCGGGGGACTTCGCCTCGACGATCATCAGCCTGGTGGTGGCCTTCGCCATGGGCACGGCGATCGGCGCCGAGCGGCAATACCGCCAGCGCACCGCCGGCCTGCGCACCAATGTGCTGGTGGCGCTCGGTGCCGCCCAGTTCGTCGATATGGCGATGCATCTCTCCGGGCCGGAAGGCGCGGTGCGGGTGGTCGCCTATGTCGTCTCCGGCATCGGCTTTCTCGGTGCCGGCGTCATCATGAAGGAAGGCACCAATATTCGCGGCCTGAACACGGCGGCGACCCTGTGGTGCTCGGCCGCGGTGGGGGCCTGCGCGGGCGCCGATCTCATCGCCCAGTCCGTGCTGCTGACCGGCTTCGTGCTCGCCGGCAACACGCTGCTGCGTCCGCTGGTGGGGGCGCTGGAGCGTCTGCCGCGCAATGAGGAATCGACCGAGGCGACCTATGGCGTCAGTCTCATCGTGCCAGCGGCGCGCGCGGCCGACCTGCGCAGCAAGGTGTCGGCCGTTTTGGAGGCGGCGAAGTTCCCGGTCGAAGAGGTGGAAATGCAGGACCGCCCCGATGGCAGCAGCGAATTGCGGGCCACGCTGGTCAACACCTCGGTGCGGGTGGCGGAACTCGACGCCGCTGTGGCGCGGCTGCGCCATCTGCCGGGGGTGACATCCGCCGACTGGACCCGCTCCGCCGCCGACTGA